The following coding sequences are from one Primulina eburnea isolate SZY01 chromosome 15, ASM2296580v1, whole genome shotgun sequence window:
- the LOC140813615 gene encoding probable disease resistance protein RF45 isoform X2, whose translation MKNDIDLLVSRMQKDDRSCRVISICGMGGLGKTTLARKIYQHKFGFEAHAWVCITQKLQAKAIFKEILKQLLPGENNERVMGMGEDELVRELYDIQKVKKCLVVLDDIWEIDHWDILKNAFPLAESNSKILLTTRNQRIADTEFVYKLECLTEDESWDLLQKIALPIHDSEGSSTSNSKHFEAIGRELIRKCGCLPLAVSVIGGILRGQRYLGDWKKVLENIDSHLKHGKGVDANDKRVVHVLN comes from the exons ATGAAGAATGACATAGATCTTCTTGTATCACGTATGCAAAAGGATGATAGGTCATGTCGAGTGATTTCTATATGCGGGATGGGTGGTTTGGGGAAGACGACTCTTGCCAGAAAAATTTACCAACACAAGTTCGGTTTTGAAGCTCATGCTTGGGTTTGCATTACGCAGAAACTCCAGGCAAAAGCTATTTTCAAGGAAATATTGAAGCAACTTCTTCCAGGAGAAAACAATGAACGAGTAATGGGAATGGGGGAAGATGAATTGGTGAGAGAACTATACGATATACAGAAAGTGAAGAAGTGTCTGGTGGTTCTTGACGATATATGGGAAATTGATCATTGGGATATCTTAAAGAATGCATTTCCACTAGCAGAATCGAATTCCAAAATTTTGCTTACCACTCGAAATCAAAGGATTGCAGACACAGAATTTGTCTACAAACTTGAGTGCTTGACGGAGGATGAAAGCTGGGATCTGCTTCAAAAGATAGCTCTTCCCATCCATGATTCTGAAG GCTCATCTACATCCAACTCGAAACATTTTGAAGCTATAGGAAGGGAATTGATACGCAAATGTGGGTGTCTACCCCTAGCGGTATCCGTTATTGGTGGAATATTGCGAGGACAACGATATTTAGGGGACTGGAAAAAGGTTCTCGAGAATATAGATTCACACCTGAAGCATGGGAAGGGTGTTGACGCCAATGATAAAAGGGTAGTACATGTACTAAACTGA
- the LOC140813615 gene encoding disease susceptibility protein LOV1-like isoform X1 encodes MAEGLISSDDKGRKETLWDVAERYLNELASKCMVQVKSMTEKFTFENLKSCRLHDLVRDLCLTKGKEENFFEDPQGKIRRLAISFVDDDTACSVAQFKNANLRSLLLLNNQRTDLYVKKICQNLFTNALLRSLKVLVLENCEFEGRKLPDVVRKLVMLKHLSIRDSWVSELPEFVCKLPCLQSMDLRSRGRMALSNSTNKMGRLRHLFLDPVMITKIIDGIRLRLDGLTELETLIGFSSEIFDINNLLKITNLRSFSGYVYDIESLPVVVEYINKLKDQLREARLEIEVRDLSSEEGSLVIHSLTHCPLNSLRIDGRLSRLPTWDPDQLIQNLHTLSLFNSRILDDPMETLQHLPALRNLWLGRDAFAGTEMVCGSKGFPQLKSLTLWGLRNLKGWRVEEGAMPNLSDLEIFRCLKLEMIPQGIISMASITKLTIWEMPNNFLERLRREGEDYHKISHIPFINLEIPGY; translated from the coding sequence ATGGCAGAAGGATTGATTTCATCAGATGATAAAGGGCGAAAGGAAACTCTTTGGGATGTTGCTGAACGTTATTTAAATGAGCTAGCAAGCAAATGCATGGTTCAGGTGAAATCAATGACTGAAAAATTTAcatttgagaatttaaaatcATGCCGCCTTCATGATTTGGTGAGAGATCTATGCTTGACAAAGGGAAAAGAAGAGAACTTTTTCGAGGATCCTCAGGGAAAAATTCGAAGATTAGCTATCAGTTTTGTTGATGACGATACAGCATGTAGTGTTGCACAGTTTAAAAATGCAAACTTGCGATCTCTTCTATTGCTAAACAACCAGAGAACAGATCTTTATGTTAAAAAAATCTGCCAAAATCTATTCACTAACGCATTGCTCAGATCTCTCAAAGTCTTGGTATTGGAAAACTGCGAATTTGAGGGTCGAAAGTTACCTGATGTTGTGAGAAAACTAGTGATGCTCAAGCATTTGAGTATAAGAGATAGCTGGGTCTCGGAGCTGCCAGAATTTGTCTGCAAACTACCATGTTTACAATCAATGGATCTGCGATCGCGAGGACGTATGGCTTTATCAAATTCAACTAATAAGATGGGACGATTGAGGCATCTCTTTCTGGATCCAGTCATGATAACGAAGATTATTGATGGGATAAGACTAAGACTCGATGGCTTAACGGAATTGGAGACATTGATTGGGTTCAGTAGCGAGATCTTTGATATCAACAATCTCCTAAAAATAACTAATCTCCGAAGTTTTAGTGGGTATGTTTACGACATTGAAAGCTTGCCTGTGGTTGTTGAATACATCAATAAACTCAAGGATCAGCTTCGGGAGGCAAGATTAGAAATTGAAGTGAGGGATTTGAGTTCCGAGGAAGGTTCACTTGTCATCCATTCGTTAACACATTGCCCACTTAATTCTTTGAGAATTGATGGGCGATTGAGTAGATTGCCGACTTGGGACCCTGATCAGTTAATCCAGAATCTTCATACTTTGAGCCTTTTTAATAGTAGAATTCTAGATGATCCGATGGAAACACTACAACATCTTCCGGCGCTACGAAATCTTTGGTTGGGCCGGGATGCATTTGCTGGAACTGAAATGGTTTGTGGGAGTAAAGGATTTCCTCAGCTCAAGAGTCTTACACTTTGGGGATTGAGGAATTTAAAGGGATGGAGAGTGGAAGAAGGGGCAATGCCAAATCTTTCGGATCTCGAAATCTTTAGATGTTTAAAATTGGAGATGATTCCACAAGGAATAATTTCCATGGCTTCCATCACAAAGCTGACCATTTGGGAAATGCCCAATAATTTCTTGGAGCGGTTGAGAAGAGAAGGAGAAGATTACCACAAAATCAGTCATATACCATTCATTAATTTGGAAATACCCGGCTACtag
- the LOC140813616 gene encoding LOW QUALITY PROTEIN: probable disease resistance protein RXW24L (The sequence of the model RefSeq protein was modified relative to this genomic sequence to represent the inferred CDS: deleted 1 base in 1 codon) has protein sequence MVDAAATMALETLRDLLIEEVKFLSGVESQVEDVGREFQTMRRFLKDADKRRDIYNSDIVRGWVMELIDLATRAEDVLEKYAVEVTSKRGDKKLKKRLKRFTCILGECLALHEIGKETAYVMSRMAELTNKLESISSGEGSSSFNCNDDQQLLRQTYGHGIEEHFVGMKKDIDLLVSRMQNDDRAYRVISICGMGGLGKTTLARKFINTNSILKARAWVCITQKLQAKAIFQEILRQLLQGENNERVMRMGEAELVEELYDIQKAKKCLVVLDDIWEIDHWNILKNAFPLAESNSKILLTTRNQMIADTEFVYELECLTEDESWDLLQKIALPTHDSQGSSIANSKHFEATGRELVRKCGCLPLAVSIIGGILRGERYLGDWKKVLENIDSHLKHGKGVDANDKRVEHVLNLSYNVLPYYLKLCFLYLGCFPEDKDIRVEDVYLIWMAEGLISSDDKGRRETLWDVAERYLNELANKCMIQVKLMTDEYTLESFKSCRLHDLMRDLCLSKGKEEKFSEDSQGKIRRLTINLGNEDACSVAEFKNANLRSLLLLNNHGKDLYDITNIWKNLLSNALLRSLKVLALEYCKFEDEKLPHVVRKLVMLKHLSIKHSYVLEVPEFVCKLPCLQSLDLRVKENNTLPNSIDKMGRLRHLFLNPVGTKKIDGARLRLDGLTELETLIGFSSLFFDTNHLLKLSNLRRFGGYVDDIESLSVVVDHMTKLKDQLREARLEIYVTDLSSEEGSLVIDSLMHCPLNYLRIDGRLRRWPTWDPQSLQNLHTLILDSSEVGEDPMEKLQHLPTLRSLWLGWKSYAGTKMACESKGFHQLKSLTLAFLSNLEGWRVEEGAMPNLSDLWIHSCKRLKMIPEGIVFMASITNLRITGMPSNFMERLGREGEEYHKVSHIPCIDLGISDD, from the exons ATGGTTGATGCTGCTGCAACAATGGCTTTGGAAACGCTGCGTGATCTATTGATCGAAGAAGTGAAGTTTTTATCAGGTGTCGAAAGTCAGGTTGAGGATGTCGGAAGGGAGTTTCAAACGATGCGCCGTTTCTTGAAGGATGCCGACAAAAGGCGGGACATATACAACTCTGACATTGTGCGTGGTTGGGTCATGGAACTTATAGATCTGGCAACAAGGGCTGAGGATGTTCTTGAAAAATATGCTGTTGAAGTTACATCAAAAAGAGGTGACAAGAAATTGAAAAAAAGGCTCAAAAGATTCACTTGCATATTGGGTGAGTGTTTGGCTCTTCACGAGATAGGGAAGGAGACTGCATATGTTATGTCTCGCATGGCTGAACTCACCAACAAATTGGAGTCTATAAGTAGTGGGGAGGGATCGTCAAGTTTCAACTGCAATGACGATCAACAATTGCTGAGGCAGACATACGGTCATGGAATTGAAGAGCACTTCGTtgggatgaagaaggacataGATCTCCTCGTCTCGCGTATGCAAAACGATGATAGGGCATATCGAGTGATTTCTATATGTGGGATGGGTGGTTTGGGGAAAACGACTCTTGCCAGAAAA TTTATCAACACAAATTCGATTTTGAAAGCTCGTGCTTGGGTTTGCATTACGCAGAAACTTCAAGCAAAAGCTATTTTCCAGGAAATATTGAGGCAACTTCTTCAAGGAGAAAACAACGAACGAGTAATGAGAATGGGGGAAGCTGAGTTGGTGGAAGAACTATACGATATACAAAAAGCGAAAAAATGTCTGGTTGTTCTTGACGATATATGGGAAATCGATCATTGGAATATCTTAAAGAACGCATTTCCGCTAGCAGAATCGAATTCCAAAATTTTGCTCACCACTCGAAATCAAATGATTGCAGACACAGAATTTGTCTACGAACTAGAGTGCTTGACGGAGGATGAAAGCTGGGATCTGCTTCAAAAGATAGCTCTTCCCACCCATGATTCTCAAG GGTCATCTATAGCCAACTCGAAACATTTTGAAGCTACAGGGAGGGAATTGGTACGCAAATGTGGGTGTCTACCCCTAGCGGTATCCATTATTGGTGGAATTTTGCGAGGAGAACGATATTTAGGGGACTGGAAAAAGGTTCTCGAGAATATAGATTCGCACCTGAAGCATGGGAAGGGCGTTGACGCCAATGATAAAAGGGTGGAACATGTACTAAACTTGAGTTACAACGTACTGCCTTACTACCTAAAATTGTGTTTTCTGTATTTAGGTTGTTTTCCAGAAGACAAGGATATACGTGTGGAAGATGTTTATTTGATATGGATGGCAGAAGGGTTGATTTCATCAGACGATAAAGGGCGAAGAGAAACTCTTTGGGATGTTGCGGAACGTTATTTAAATGAGCTAGCAAACAAATGCATGATTCAGGTGAAATTAATGACTGATGAATATACACTTGAGAGTTTTAAATCATGCCGCCTTCATGATTTAATGAGAGATCTATGTTTGTCAAAGGGAAAAGAAGAGAAGTTTTCTGAGGATTCTCAAGGAAAAATTCGAAGATTAACAATCAATTTGGGCAATGAAGACGCATGTAGTGTTGCCGAGTTTAAAAATGCAAACTTGAGATCTCTTCTATTGCTAAACAACCATGGAAAAGATCTTTATGATATTACTAACATCTGGAAAAATCTACTCAGCAACGCATTGCTCAGATCTCTCAAAGTCTTGGCATTGGAATACTGCaaatttgaggatgaaaagttaCCTCACGTTGTCAGAAAACTAGTGATGCTCAAGCATTTGAGTATCAAACATAGCTATGTCCTGGAGGTACCCGAATTTGTCTGCAAACTACCATGTTTACAATCATTGGATTTGCGAGTGAAAGAAAATAATACTTTACCAAATTCGATTGACAAGATGGGACGATTGAGGCATCTCTTTTTGAATCCGGTAGGAACAAAGAAGATTGATGGTGCGAGACTAAGACTCGATGGCTTAACGGAATTGGAGACATTGATTGGGTTCAGTAGTCTGTTCTTTGATACTAACCATCTCCTCAAATTATCCAATCTCCGACGTTTTGGTGggtatgttgatgatatagaaaGCTTGTCCGTGGTTGTTGATCACATGACTAAACTCAAGGATCAGCTTCGGGAGGCAAGATTAGAAATTTATGTGACGGATTTGAGTTCGGAAGAAGGTTCACTTGTCATTGATTCATTAATGCATTGCCCTCTCAATTATTTGAGGATTGATGGGCGTTTGAGGAGATGGCCGACTTGGGACCCTCAGTCACTCCAGAATCTTCATACTTTGATCCTTGACAGTAGTGAAGTTGGGGAAGATCCTATGGAAAAACTACAACATCTTCCCACGCTACGAAGTCTTTGGTTGGGGTGGAAATCATATGCTGGCACAAAAATGGCTTGTGAGAGTAAAGGATTTCATCAGCTCAAGAGTCTTACACTTGCGTTTTTGAGCAACTTGGAGGGATGGAGAGTGGAAGAAGGGGCAATGCCAAATCTTTCGGATCTCTGGATCCATAGTTGCAAAAGATTGAAGATGATTCCGGAAGGAATAGTTTTCATGGCTTCCATCACAAACCTGAGGATCACAGGAATGCCCAGTAATTTCATGGAGCGTTTGGGAAGAGAAGGAGAAGAATACCACAAAGTCAGTCATATTCCATGCATTGATTTGGGAATATCCGACGACTAG